One genomic window of Ilyobacter polytropus DSM 2926 includes the following:
- the mngA gene encoding PTS 2-O-a-mannosyl-D-glycerate transporter subunit IIABC produces the protein MDLRKLTNENLIFLNSDFKNKKEILDVFIQKLYDEGKITSKEEFYSAVMEREAIGATGIGEGLAIPHGKSDAVKEASFVVATLNNEMEWETLDEEPVNLVILLAIPKSEEGSTHVDLLAKLTTKLADDDFREELVKSKDQKEFIDKLNIGEDTEKSEEVMAEDAKTIVAVTACPAGIAHTYMAAEALEKAGRKLGVRVKVEKQGAMGIEDRITDEDLNNAHAAIFAVEVAVKEAERFDGIPAVETAVADPLKRAEGIIKEALEAGKDGRTAAKRTSTPRKEMSAGEEAKKALLNGISHIVPLIVAGGTVLAIAVLIKEIFGLQELYGQEGSWLWMYRKLSGGMLGTLMVPVLAAYVSFSLADKPGLGPGFAAGLAANLISSGFLGGIAGGFIAGYTMKWVKKNVRGPQHLNGFFTFYLYPVIGTLVAGSLMLFVVGKPVAALNTGLTNYLNGLSGGNAMLLGAIIGAMVSFDLGGPVNKAAYAFCVGSMANGNFMPYATFASCKMVSAFTTTLATKLRPHLYSEEEIQCGNSTWILGLAGITEGAIPLMIEDPFRVIPSFVVGTAVTGAMVASTGIGLQVPGAGIISMFVLEAGKLSKLTEAGIWLGAALVGTAISTVVLTVLRSKKHKLLKQQAHMENAHTI, from the coding sequence ATGGATTTAAGAAAGTTAACAAATGAGAATCTGATATTTTTGAACTCTGATTTTAAAAACAAAAAAGAGATACTGGATGTTTTTATCCAAAAACTTTATGACGAGGGTAAAATAACATCAAAGGAAGAATTCTATTCTGCAGTTATGGAGAGAGAGGCTATAGGGGCAACAGGGATAGGAGAGGGATTGGCTATTCCTCATGGTAAATCAGATGCAGTAAAAGAGGCATCATTTGTAGTTGCAACTCTTAATAATGAAATGGAATGGGAAACCCTAGATGAGGAACCTGTAAATCTTGTAATTTTACTGGCTATACCAAAATCTGAAGAAGGAAGCACTCATGTTGACCTGCTGGCCAAGCTTACTACAAAGTTAGCAGATGATGACTTTAGAGAAGAACTGGTAAAATCAAAAGACCAAAAAGAATTTATAGATAAACTTAACATAGGTGAAGATACAGAAAAGTCAGAAGAAGTAATGGCTGAGGATGCCAAGACAATAGTAGCAGTAACAGCCTGTCCTGCAGGAATAGCTCATACTTATATGGCAGCAGAGGCCTTAGAAAAGGCGGGTAGAAAGCTAGGAGTAAGAGTAAAGGTAGAAAAACAAGGGGCAATGGGTATAGAGGACAGGATAACAGATGAAGATCTAAATAATGCTCATGCAGCTATATTTGCTGTGGAAGTAGCAGTAAAAGAAGCAGAAAGATTTGACGGAATTCCTGCAGTGGAAACTGCAGTAGCAGATCCTCTAAAAAGAGCAGAAGGGATAATAAAAGAAGCTCTAGAAGCTGGAAAAGATGGTAGAACTGCAGCGAAAAGAACTTCTACTCCTAGAAAAGAGATGTCAGCAGGAGAAGAGGCTAAGAAAGCACTTCTAAACGGGATATCACATATAGTTCCTCTAATCGTAGCAGGAGGTACTGTACTTGCAATAGCAGTTCTTATAAAGGAGATATTTGGTCTTCAGGAACTTTATGGTCAGGAAGGATCTTGGCTATGGATGTATAGAAAACTTTCAGGTGGAATGTTAGGAACACTAATGGTTCCTGTACTAGCAGCTTATGTGTCTTTCTCTTTAGCAGATAAACCTGGACTTGGGCCTGGATTTGCAGCTGGACTTGCAGCTAATCTCATCAGTAGTGGATTCCTAGGCGGTATCGCAGGAGGTTTCATCGCAGGTTACACAATGAAATGGGTTAAGAAAAACGTAAGAGGTCCTCAGCATTTAAACGGATTCTTTACTTTCTATCTTTACCCTGTAATTGGTACATTGGTAGCAGGTTCACTTATGTTGTTCGTAGTAGGAAAGCCTGTGGCGGCTCTGAATACTGGTCTTACAAATTACCTTAACGGTCTGTCTGGTGGAAACGCTATGCTTCTAGGAGCAATAATCGGAGCAATGGTTTCATTTGACCTTGGGGGACCTGTAAACAAGGCAGCTTACGCATTCTGTGTAGGATCTATGGCAAACGGAAACTTTATGCCTTATGCAACATTTGCTTCTTGTAAAATGGTATCGGCTTTCACAACAACTTTAGCTACAAAACTCAGGCCACATCTTTATTCTGAAGAGGAGATTCAGTGCGGAAACTCAACTTGGATTTTAGGATTAGCAGGAATCACAGAGGGAGCTATCCCACTTATGATAGAAGATCCATTTAGAGTTATTCCTTCATTTGTAGTAGGAACTGCAGTTACAGGTGCTATGGTAGCATCAACAGGAATAGGACTACAGGTTCCTGGAGCTGGAATAATCTCTATGTTTGTATTAGAAGCTGGAAAACTATCAAAATTAACAGAGGCTGGAATATGGCTAGGTGCAGCTTTAGTTGGTACAGCAATATCCACTGTGGTTTTGACAGTTTTAAGAAGTAAAAAGCATAAATTATTGAAACAGCAAGCACACATGGAAAATGCTCACACAATATAA
- the mngB gene encoding mannosylglycerate hydrolase, with translation MKKYKVHVVPHMHWDREWYFTTEESRILLLNNMEEILERLETDPQYKYYVLDGQTAVLEDYFAIKPENKDRIKALVQAGKLIIGPWYSQTDSIIVNGESITRNLLYGIKDCKEFGPHMSIGYIPDSFGQSEQLPQIFNGFNIDKSMFWRGCSERHGTDKTEFYWESLEGSKVLNQVMPLGYAIGKYLPTDKEGLKKRLDTYLKVLEHGATGEALILPNGHDQMPLQKNIFEVMDTLNEMYPQHEFFMSNFDEVYKDIEKNADQLDTIRGEFIDGKYMRVHRSISSTRMDIKDIHAKLEYRITNVLEPLAAVASSLGFEYHHGLIEHIWKLIMKNHAHDSIGCCCSDKVHREILERFVLASDKVESLIIHYKRKIADHSPAKDGADKLVVYNLLPNKVKRVVDATVRIRSNDFSLKDYEGNNVKYNVISKKEIDPGLIDRQIVHYGVYEPFLEYEIQFEAAVPAMGYETLYISKVDAENSPVKPEAKETLENEFYTVSFNKNGTINLEDKELDREYKNLLLLEEGSDDGDEYDYSPLRPEEEMIITNESVKADIDVFSLGLEEKAVIKYRLDLPQNLEDRKKKIINSYNDFEIEVSLKKGQKRVDVKVTIDNNVSDHRLRMHLPTPYKSSISVADQHFGSIERPVHDAAMEVWEKEKWKEMPVSIYSMMSLVGLHNNEEGLAVLTKGLREYEVIGEGYDTIAITLMRGIGVLGKEELYYRPGRPSGIKLPTPDSQMLGKQSYELSLYTHKGPTLEGETFKAAKDYTTSYDIYNKIPYDAMKLNLEDFKLPLSYSLFEAEGKAELSAVKMSENNEYLVVRIFNPYRDREIDETLIFNREFKEVKAGNLNEEVIGELSYDGNKVKIEKLKPCQARTILLKL, from the coding sequence ATGAAAAAATATAAAGTACACGTAGTTCCCCATATGCACTGGGACAGAGAATGGTACTTCACAACAGAAGAATCAAGAATCCTACTCTTAAACAACATGGAGGAAATACTTGAAAGGCTTGAAACTGATCCCCAGTATAAGTATTATGTACTAGACGGTCAGACAGCTGTACTGGAAGATTATTTTGCCATAAAACCTGAAAATAAAGATAGAATCAAAGCTCTTGTACAGGCTGGAAAGCTGATTATAGGTCCGTGGTATTCTCAGACAGATTCTATAATTGTAAACGGAGAATCTATAACCAGAAATCTTTTATATGGAATAAAAGACTGTAAAGAGTTTGGACCTCATATGTCGATCGGTTATATCCCTGATTCTTTTGGACAAAGTGAGCAGCTTCCACAGATATTCAATGGTTTCAATATTGATAAAAGTATGTTCTGGAGAGGGTGTTCTGAGAGACACGGAACTGATAAAACTGAGTTTTACTGGGAAAGTCTTGAGGGAAGTAAGGTATTAAACCAGGTAATGCCACTAGGGTACGCCATAGGTAAATACCTTCCTACAGATAAAGAGGGCCTTAAAAAGAGACTAGATACTTACCTAAAGGTACTAGAGCACGGAGCAACTGGAGAAGCCCTTATTTTACCAAACGGACACGATCAGATGCCTCTTCAAAAAAATATATTTGAGGTAATGGATACTCTAAATGAGATGTATCCCCAACATGAATTTTTTATGAGTAACTTTGATGAAGTATATAAAGATATTGAAAAAAATGCAGACCAACTAGACACAATCAGAGGGGAATTCATAGATGGAAAGTATATGAGGGTTCATAGATCAATCTCATCTACTAGAATGGATATAAAAGATATTCATGCAAAACTTGAGTACAGAATTACCAATGTACTTGAGCCCCTCGCCGCTGTTGCAAGCAGTCTTGGGTTTGAATATCATCACGGTCTTATAGAGCATATCTGGAAACTTATCATGAAAAACCATGCCCATGACAGTATCGGATGCTGCTGCAGTGACAAGGTTCACAGAGAGATTTTAGAAAGATTTGTCTTGGCCAGCGATAAGGTAGAGAGTCTTATCATTCATTATAAGAGAAAGATAGCAGATCATTCACCGGCAAAAGACGGTGCAGACAAACTTGTAGTATATAACCTTCTTCCTAATAAAGTAAAGAGAGTTGTAGACGCAACTGTAAGAATAAGATCCAATGATTTTAGTTTAAAGGATTATGAAGGAAATAATGTAAAATATAATGTGATTTCAAAGAAGGAGATCGATCCTGGTCTAATTGACAGACAGATCGTTCACTATGGTGTATATGAGCCGTTTTTAGAATATGAGATTCAGTTTGAAGCTGCTGTCCCTGCAATGGGATATGAGACATTGTATATATCCAAAGTTGATGCCGAAAACAGTCCAGTAAAGCCAGAAGCTAAGGAAACACTTGAGAATGAGTTTTATACAGTGAGCTTCAATAAAAATGGTACAATCAACTTGGAAGATAAAGAACTAGACAGAGAGTATAAAAACTTGCTTCTTCTAGAAGAGGGATCAGATGACGGAGATGAGTATGACTACTCACCCCTTAGACCTGAAGAAGAGATGATCATAACCAATGAAAGTGTAAAAGCTGATATAGATGTATTTAGCCTTGGACTTGAAGAAAAAGCCGTAATAAAATACAGACTTGATCTGCCTCAAAATCTCGAGGACAGAAAGAAGAAGATCATCAACTCATATAACGACTTTGAAATAGAAGTATCTCTAAAAAAAGGTCAAAAGAGAGTAGATGTAAAAGTAACTATAGATAATAATGTCTCAGATCACAGATTGAGAATGCATCTGCCTACTCCTTATAAGTCATCTATCTCAGTTGCTGACCAGCATTTCGGATCTATAGAGAGACCTGTACATGACGCTGCTATGGAAGTATGGGAAAAAGAGAAGTGGAAAGAGATGCCTGTAAGTATCTATTCTATGATGAGTCTAGTGGGACTTCATAACAATGAAGAAGGACTTGCAGTTCTTACCAAAGGACTGAGAGAGTATGAGGTAATAGGTGAAGGCTATGATACCATTGCAATCACTCTTATGAGAGGTATAGGGGTTCTTGGTAAGGAGGAGTTATACTACAGACCAGGAAGACCTTCTGGGATAAAGCTACCTACACCAGACTCTCAAATGCTTGGAAAACAAAGTTATGAGCTTTCTTTATACACTCACAAGGGACCTACATTAGAAGGAGAAACATTTAAAGCCGCTAAGGACTATACGACATCTTATGACATCTATAATAAGATTCCTTACGATGCTATGAAACTAAACCTTGAAGACTTCAAACTGCCTTTAAGCTACAGCCTGTTTGAAGCAGAAGGCAAAGCAGAGCTAAGTGCAGTAAAAATGTCTGAAAACAATGAGTATCTTGTAGTCAGAATTTTCAACCCTTACAGAGACAGAGAAATTGACGAGACTCTTATATTTAACAGAGAGTTTAAAGAGGTTAAGGCAGGAAACTTAAATGAAGAGGTCATAGGAGAGCTGTCTTATGACGGAAACAAAGTGAAGATAGAAAAACTAAAACCTTGCCAAGCTAGAACTATATTATTAAAACTATAA
- a CDS encoding glycerate kinase encodes MKVVVAIDSFKGSLSSLELGLLIEKGVKKVYKNAEVKKVPIADGGEGTVEALVEGTNGKFVDIKVHDPLMRVIDARYGIMGNNVAVIEMAEASGLPLLKPEERDLRKATTYGTGELIKDAVEKGCREFIIGIGGSATNDAGLGMMQALGYKFMDKDGEVLGYGGEIMEKVAEIDSRGAIEGLDKCKFNIACDVDNPFYGPRGAAHVYSRQKGADDEMVEYLDSSLQKLALTLKEKTCKDIAEIPGAGAAGGLGGGFVAFLDGELKPGIDIILQEVGLAESIEGADFVITGEGKIDFQSIMGKAPMGVSKLSREKGIPVIAIAGCVADDAGAMHDHGLDAFFSTINYPVSLEDAMDKERAGIFVEKNIEEIFRLVKICEKKFS; translated from the coding sequence ATGAAAGTCGTTGTAGCGATAGATTCATTTAAAGGAAGCCTTAGCTCACTTGAACTTGGACTGCTTATAGAAAAAGGAGTAAAAAAAGTATATAAAAATGCAGAAGTAAAAAAAGTTCCCATAGCAGATGGTGGAGAGGGGACAGTAGAAGCCCTTGTAGAGGGAACAAATGGAAAATTTGTAGACATAAAAGTACACGATCCTCTCATGAGAGTTATTGATGCAAGATACGGGATAATGGGAAATAATGTGGCTGTTATAGAAATGGCTGAGGCCTCTGGACTGCCCCTTTTAAAACCTGAGGAAAGAGATCTAAGAAAAGCTACAACATATGGTACAGGGGAACTTATAAAAGATGCCGTTGAAAAAGGATGTAGAGAGTTTATCATCGGTATAGGGGGAAGTGCCACAAATGATGCAGGTCTTGGAATGATGCAGGCCCTTGGATATAAATTTATGGATAAAGATGGAGAAGTTCTTGGTTACGGTGGAGAAATAATGGAAAAAGTCGCCGAGATAGATTCTAGAGGAGCTATAGAGGGTCTTGATAAGTGTAAATTTAATATAGCTTGTGACGTGGATAATCCTTTCTATGGGCCTAGAGGCGCTGCTCATGTATATAGCAGACAAAAGGGGGCCGATGATGAAATGGTGGAGTATTTAGACTCATCCCTTCAAAAGCTGGCCTTGACTCTGAAGGAAAAGACATGTAAAGATATAGCAGAAATACCTGGAGCAGGAGCAGCAGGAGGTCTAGGAGGAGGATTTGTAGCCTTCTTAGACGGGGAACTGAAGCCTGGGATAGATATAATTCTTCAGGAAGTTGGACTTGCTGAGAGTATAGAGGGCGCCGACTTTGTAATAACCGGTGAAGGGAAAATAGACTTCCAGTCTATTATGGGTAAGGCCCCTATGGGTGTATCCAAACTTTCTAGAGAAAAGGGGATTCCTGTCATCGCAATCGCAGGATGTGTAGCAGATGATGCAGGAGCTATGCATGATCATGGTTTAGATGCCTTCTTCTCCACGATCAATTACCCTGTCTCTCTCGAAGATGCAATGGATAAGGAAAGAGCCGGTATTTTTGTAGAAAAGAATATAGAAGAAATATTCAGACTTGTAAAAATCTGTGAAAAAAAGTTCAGCTAA
- a CDS encoding GNAT family N-acetyltransferase, protein MTKFTIDLDMKEEEAEFIEDKLIQHNLERAPVKDGPIFEKLGITLRGDDKKIYGGLIGKFYRSCLFIDILWVEESLRKHGYGSKMLKKAEEIAASKKCNFIHLDTFSFQAPSFYQSNGYKIFGILEGYPDGVKRYFLNKKINS, encoded by the coding sequence ATGACAAAGTTTACAATAGATTTAGATATGAAAGAAGAAGAGGCCGAGTTTATAGAGGATAAACTTATTCAGCATAATTTAGAAAGAGCTCCTGTAAAAGATGGCCCAATTTTTGAAAAACTTGGCATTACTCTGAGAGGAGACGATAAAAAAATATATGGTGGACTTATCGGAAAATTTTACAGATCCTGTCTGTTTATTGATATTTTATGGGTTGAAGAAAGTCTTAGAAAACATGGATACGGATCTAAAATGTTAAAAAAAGCAGAAGAGATTGCAGCTTCAAAAAAATGTAATTTCATTCATTTAGATACATTCAGCTTCCAGGCACCTAGCTTTTACCAAAGTAATGGCTATAAAATATTCGGCATCTTAGAAGGATATCCAGACGGAGTTAAAAGATATTTCCTCAATAAAAAAATTAATTCATAA
- a CDS encoding DUF2207 domain-containing protein: MFRSSFKYILVLLLVLSIGAYGQEYFTIENYIVDIKVNENNSYNIQEELLVNFDTERHGIYRDIPSTYNGKNVKIDNIAVKGSPFKKLRSGSNTRIKIGDPYRFVLGEKKYIISYDYTVGDDGNKKMDEFYHNIIGDRWDTTIKKVKFTIEMPSDFDKSKVNFTSGIRGSTDSSGIDYRIEKNTISGETLKPLGPREALTIALPLPEGYYRNTSKFNGPLDVLYYLKKWAGILFLTIISFVWFFFGRDKKIIESVEFYPPEGITPAEAGYMIDGSVDTKDVTSLLFYWAEKGYIEIEEEETNGMIKMLLGKDYTFIKLKDRRDAPYYETMMFNELFYKYGDGEKVKLSSLRNNFYKITNKVKSIIKKHKSLKTQTLYTNNSKNLSAFMKVLAILPVFLESYTRFYLLTGDLYISIPFAGAISLLIYGVTEKTVKFIMNFEVKREDMKLRLSRKIMNIIPFLVILFVSFNIFRIANLSIVFNIVEFVIKAIIFIISFILAEFTLKRTEYSTEVLGKLKGFRNFLIHAEKNRLETLVKKNPQYYYNILPYAIVLGVTNVWADKFDGIASKPPRWYRGYRGFTTHSFIREINQSVNSIGNTMSSRPGSSSSSGGSSGGGSGGGGGGSW, translated from the coding sequence ATGTTCAGGTCAAGTTTTAAATACATCCTTGTGCTACTACTGGTTTTGTCTATAGGAGCCTATGGACAGGAATACTTTACAATAGAAAATTATATTGTAGACATAAAGGTAAATGAAAATAACAGCTATAATATCCAAGAAGAACTACTTGTAAATTTTGACACAGAGAGACACGGAATCTACCGGGATATTCCATCTACCTATAATGGGAAAAATGTAAAAATTGACAACATAGCAGTAAAGGGATCACCTTTCAAAAAGCTACGTTCTGGAAGTAATACCCGAATAAAAATAGGAGACCCCTATAGATTTGTTTTAGGAGAGAAAAAATATATTATTTCCTATGACTATACTGTAGGAGATGACGGCAATAAAAAAATGGATGAATTTTATCACAATATTATAGGGGACAGATGGGATACAACCATAAAAAAAGTTAAATTTACCATAGAGATGCCGTCAGATTTTGACAAAAGCAAGGTAAACTTTACATCTGGAATCAGAGGAAGCACAGACAGCTCTGGTATAGACTATCGTATAGAGAAAAACACCATAAGTGGAGAGACTCTGAAACCTTTAGGTCCTAGAGAAGCTTTGACAATAGCTCTTCCCCTCCCAGAAGGGTACTACAGAAATACCTCTAAATTCAATGGGCCTCTAGATGTACTTTACTATTTAAAAAAATGGGCCGGAATTTTATTTCTCACAATCATTTCATTTGTATGGTTCTTTTTCGGAAGAGACAAAAAAATCATCGAGTCAGTTGAGTTTTATCCTCCAGAAGGTATTACTCCAGCAGAAGCTGGATACATGATAGACGGATCGGTAGATACCAAAGATGTTACTTCACTTTTATTTTATTGGGCTGAAAAAGGTTATATTGAAATAGAAGAGGAAGAAACCAATGGCATGATAAAGATGTTGTTAGGAAAGGATTATACTTTTATAAAACTAAAAGACAGAAGAGATGCACCTTATTATGAGACAATGATGTTCAACGAATTATTTTATAAATATGGTGACGGTGAAAAGGTAAAACTATCATCTCTTAGAAATAATTTTTATAAAATTACAAATAAGGTAAAAAGCATCATAAAAAAACATAAGTCTCTTAAGACTCAGACGTTATATACAAATAATAGTAAAAATCTTTCTGCTTTTATGAAGGTACTGGCAATACTTCCTGTATTTTTGGAAAGTTACACCAGATTTTATCTTCTCACCGGAGACCTCTATATCAGTATTCCATTTGCAGGAGCCATCTCCTTATTAATTTACGGTGTGACAGAAAAAACTGTTAAATTCATTATGAATTTCGAAGTTAAAAGAGAGGATATGAAACTAAGGCTCTCAAGAAAAATAATGAATATAATACCATTTTTAGTTATATTATTTGTGTCCTTTAATATATTCAGAATAGCAAATTTAAGTATTGTCTTCAACATAGTTGAGTTTGTTATAAAAGCGATAATTTTTATTATTTCATTTATCCTTGCAGAATTCACCCTTAAAAGGACAGAATACAGTACCGAAGTTTTGGGGAAATTAAAAGGATTTAGAAACTTTTTGATACATGCCGAAAAGAACCGATTGGAAACACTGGTAAAGAAAAATCCTCAATACTATTACAACATACTACCTTATGCAATAGTTCTTGGAGTTACAAATGTATGGGCGGACAAATTTGACGGTATCGCTAGCAAACCACCTCGTTGGTATAGGGGGTATAGGGGATTTACCACTCATTCCTTTATACGAGAGATAAATCAATCTGTCAACTCTATAGGAAACACAATGAGCTCAAGACCTGGGTCATCTTCTTCTAGCGGTGGTTCTTCTGGAGGAGGTTCAGGAGGCGGTGGCGGCGGAAGCTGGTAA
- a CDS encoding LemA family protein, whose amino-acid sequence MILFAAIMLIAGIYTTMSYNGFVQLQNIVEEAFSTMDVYLKKRYDLIPNLVETVKGYATHESKTLENVIEKRNMAMNAGNLKDRQKMEGELTGALKTIFALSESYPDLKANGNFMKLQGQLETIEGDILQSRKYYNGVVRSFNTKCETFPSLIIAKIFSFTQKEYFEITDEKERSNVQVKF is encoded by the coding sequence ATGATTCTTTTTGCAGCGATTATGTTAATCGCAGGAATTTATACTACAATGAGCTACAACGGTTTTGTTCAGCTACAGAATATTGTAGAAGAGGCATTTTCAACAATGGATGTCTATTTAAAGAAAAGATACGATCTTATACCAAATCTGGTAGAGACGGTAAAGGGATATGCCACCCATGAAAGTAAGACCCTTGAAAATGTCATAGAAAAAAGAAATATGGCTATGAATGCGGGGAATCTCAAAGACCGTCAAAAGATGGAAGGAGAACTCACAGGGGCACTAAAAACTATCTTTGCACTGTCTGAAAGCTATCCTGATCTAAAGGCTAACGGTAACTTTATGAAACTTCAGGGACAGCTCGAAACTATAGAGGGAGATATTCTTCAGTCTAGAAAATATTATAACGGTGTGGTGAGGTCCTTTAACACAAAGTGTGAAACCTTTCCAAGCCTGATTATAGCAAAGATATTCTCTTTTACACAAAAAGAGTATTTTGAAATTACAGATGAAAAGGAGAGATCAAATGTTCAGGTCAAGTTTTAA
- a CDS encoding YihY/virulence factor BrkB family protein, with protein sequence MKFINNLRSIYSNIMNESLYTYDSSKKKAASLVRMVVFTAENYKKTRSNLWASSISYYALLSIVPILAIAFSIAKGLGVEELIRNEILKNSPLQEDALEKLILFSEKLMSSAKGGVLAGVGFVFLGWSVIKIFTLIEKSFNEIWGVKRQRSIIRKFTDYFSIVLMFPMVLLLSNGVITTLQMHFISEGSPLFFIIHWIPYLLLISFFTLLYLIIPNTKVNFSHALLAGLVVGILFQGLQLSMIKFQVILLNYNKVYGSFSVIPIFMIWQKIVWIIIILGAHLSFILQNSYKFSYTIAGVNLTFASKRDILFIICHVMAKNYQEEGPSLTADFIAEKLSIATGTISEMLEILLQLDIVVELFSPVEDREFKLKKNINTFTVKEFVDLLENYGFIQNIQGDEEIMSTVTNFHKIYRGNKLETLIKDV encoded by the coding sequence ATGAAGTTCATCAACAATCTAAGAAGTATTTACAGTAATATAATGAATGAAAGTCTTTATACATATGATTCTAGTAAGAAAAAGGCGGCCTCACTGGTGAGAATGGTTGTTTTCACTGCAGAAAATTACAAAAAAACCCGTTCAAATTTATGGGCATCTTCGATATCCTATTATGCCCTCCTATCTATAGTTCCCATTCTAGCAATAGCTTTTAGTATAGCCAAGGGACTAGGAGTAGAAGAGTTAATAAGAAATGAGATTTTAAAAAATTCTCCTCTTCAGGAGGATGCTCTGGAAAAACTTATTCTCTTTTCTGAAAAATTAATGTCTAGTGCCAAAGGCGGAGTACTTGCAGGAGTAGGATTTGTATTTTTGGGCTGGTCGGTAATAAAGATTTTTACTCTAATAGAAAAATCCTTTAATGAAATATGGGGAGTAAAAAGACAGCGAAGTATAATCAGAAAATTTACAGACTATTTTTCCATAGTTCTTATGTTTCCAATGGTTTTACTGCTTTCAAACGGTGTAATTACGACACTTCAGATGCATTTTATAAGTGAGGGGTCTCCTTTGTTTTTTATAATACACTGGATACCTTATTTGCTGTTAATATCCTTTTTCACTTTGCTTTACCTTATTATTCCTAATACAAAGGTTAATTTTTCCCATGCTCTGTTGGCAGGGCTAGTTGTGGGGATACTTTTTCAAGGGCTTCAGCTTTCCATGATAAAATTTCAGGTTATACTTTTAAACTACAACAAGGTATACGGAAGTTTTTCAGTGATACCCATATTTATGATTTGGCAGAAGATAGTCTGGATAATAATAATTTTAGGTGCTCATCTGTCTTTTATACTTCAAAACTCTTATAAGTTCAGCTATACAATAGCAGGAGTAAATTTAACTTTTGCTTCTAAACGGGATATACTATTTATTATATGTCATGTTATGGCAAAAAATTATCAAGAGGAAGGACCCTCCTTAACAGCGGACTTCATAGCTGAAAAACTTTCTATAGCCACAGGAACAATAAGTGAGATGCTAGAGATTCTTCTTCAGTTAGACATTGTTGTCGAGCTTTTTTCTCCTGTTGAGGACAGGGAGTTCAAACTAAAAAAGAATATAAACACTTTTACAGTAAAGGAGTTTGTAGACCTTCTTGAAAACTATGGATTTATTCAAAATATTCAGGGTGATGAGGAGATTATGTCTACAGTTACAAATTTTCATAAAATTTACCGAGGAAATAAATTGGAGACACTTATCAAAGATGTTTAG
- a CDS encoding SIMPL domain-containing protein: MKKIVVLMMFCLFVLSYGETPITRTINVQGNSQVSAVPDTVTITAMAETRDIELSKAANENNKIIRNAREFLLREGIRKDEIYTSRYTVSQQIERLSKNVPGVRKYFVKNQIVITSKKIDKIGEIITALEKAKINNVQGLSYSSSKSKKYEKEAMVLAYKDAKEKAEAIAALENYSIIPMSINSSVYFPRNTNYMVQADSFSKAAPAPIYTPKTIDITGNINVTFQLKK; the protein is encoded by the coding sequence ATGAAGAAAATAGTAGTTCTGATGATGTTCTGTTTATTTGTGTTAAGCTATGGTGAAACACCTATAACCAGAACCATAAATGTCCAGGGTAATTCACAAGTATCTGCAGTACCAGATACTGTGACAATAACTGCCATGGCAGAAACAAGAGACATAGAGCTTTCAAAGGCTGCAAATGAAAATAATAAAATAATAAGAAATGCCAGAGAATTTTTGCTGAGAGAGGGAATAAGAAAGGATGAAATTTATACTTCCAGATACACTGTATCTCAGCAAATAGAAAGATTGTCAAAAAATGTTCCTGGAGTAAGAAAGTATTTTGTTAAAAACCAGATTGTTATAACTTCAAAAAAAATAGATAAGATAGGAGAGATAATAACAGCTCTTGAAAAGGCAAAAATAAACAACGTTCAGGGTCTGAGTTATTCCTCTTCTAAAAGCAAAAAATATGAAAAAGAGGCTATGGTTCTAGCTTATAAAGATGCAAAGGAAAAGGCTGAAGCAATAGCAGCCCTAGAAAACTATTCCATTATTCCTATGTCGATCAACTCAAGTGTTTATTTCCCTAGAAATACAAATTATATGGTTCAGGCAGATAGTTTTTCAAAAGCTGCCCCTGCCCCTATATACACTCCCAAAACCATTGATATAACTGGAAATATAAATGTTACTTTCCAACTAAAAAAATAA